A stretch of DNA from Catenulispora acidiphila DSM 44928:
CGATCCGGTTCACGTCGCCGTTCTCGACCGCGACTACTCGGGTCGCCGCGGCGGTCACCCCCGCCAGAGTCGCTCGCGAGAAGTCAGGCTGCGCATACCAGAGCGCCTGGGAGATCGAGTCCAACCGGTCCGGCGCCGCGATGAAGTCCGGTGCCAGGAACATCAGGGGCGAACGCAGGCCGGTCGTCGGATCGGCGGCGGGCAGGACCGCGGTCCAGAACAGCGAGTCGCGGTCCGAAGGCTCGTAGACGCCGGACACGCGGTGGTCCTGCTTCTGGCCGTCGGCCAGCAGGTTCTGGACCACGGCGAGGTCGTCCCCGGCCCGCAGGCCGGCCGAGCGGGCCATCTCCGCCGGGACCAGGACGTCGCCGGGCTTGGTCGGCAGGCCGCCGGACAGCAGGCGCAGGTGTTTCTCATAGGTGTCGGCCACGGCGCCGGCCGCGGTGATGTCGCCGCCGGGCGTGGAGATGTGGATCCTCGCGACCGTCTCGACCCGGATGATCCGCGCCGGATAGGGACGCAGCAGCCGGCGCGTCGCCGTCGCCACGCCCCGGTCCGCCGCGGCAAGATCCGCGCTCAAGGAGGAGCTGAACATCAGCGTGGTGCTGTTGGCCGGCGCGGACGCCAGCGCCTGGCGGGTGCCGGCGTCGGCGACTCCGGCGGACTCCGTGCCGAGTACCGCGAGCGTCAAGGACGCCAGCAAGACGGTCAGGGCCGCGGCGGCGGCCACCGTGCGGTGAGCGGCGATGCGGCGCGCGGCCGCCAGGAGAGTCACAGCAGACCTGACGTCGAACGGCTCCGATCGCGACGCAGCCGTTATGGAAGCGTGATTGTTTGTCTCGACCACCGGACGTTTGTCGTGGGGACCGGCGGGGTTGACCGCCGACCTTCGATCCCGCGAGACTCGTCGCGGCTTATCAGGGTGGGGTCACGGTCTACGGGGGTCGGCTATGCGCGCACGCCGGATCACAACCATGTCGATATCAGCGCTCTCCATTGCGGCGCTGGGCGCGCCGATGGCGGCTGCCGCCGACTCCGATACGACTGCGCCAGTAACGCTTCGCGTCGGTTTCACCGGGACGTGCTCCGACGCCGCGCCGCGCGCCGACAGTGCTCTGTACTGCACGCTCGCCGGCGCGACCGCCGCCGCCCAGCCCGGCGACTCGGTGCTGGTCGGCGAACTCGGAGCGACGGACAAGATCGCCGGCTCGGGCGCACCGGGCAAACCGATCACCGTCTTCAGCCACTACGCCGACCAGACGTTCACCGACAACAGCTGGCAGACCGTGGTGAGCGTCACCGGGCAGCACGACGTCGTGGTCCGTGACATCCGGCTGGGCGGGCTGGACGCTTCCGGCTCGTCGGCGCTGACCGTGAACCACGTCCTGGTCACGCCGCTGAACTCCGCCGCCGACAACCGCTTGGCTCCCTTCGGGATACGGCTTTCCGCGACGACCGACTCGACCGTCACCGACAGTCACATCGACGCCGACAACACCGATGGCACCAACCTGGCCGTGGGCATCCTCGTTGAGAACGGGTCGGACCGCACGACGGTCAGCGGCACGATCATCGGCGAGGTCTATGGGACTGGTATCCAGGTCACCGACTCGAAAGACGTACGCCTCATCTCGGACACGGCCGCCGACGACATCGCCGGCGTCGTCCTGTCCGGAGCCTCGACCGGCGCCGTGGTGGAGAACGACATCTTCGCCGACGGCGGCCCCCAACCGAGCCTCACCGTGGCCGCCACGGCGATCGCCAACACTTTGGTGGGACACAACCTCTTTGGCAGCGGTAGTCCGACGACGTCGGTTCTTTGGGGAACCAGCGCCTACGCGACCGGCCAAGCTTTCGACAGCGCGCATCTGGGGTCGGCGGACCTGGACGGTGCGGCGCAGCTCGACACCTCCAACGACCCGGACTGGCCGGCCACGCCTCAGGAGTACTTCGTCGCGCCTTCCTACCGGCTGACGTGGAACTCCCCGGCCATCGACTCGGCCGACGCCGCCGTCCCGGGTGAGCCGGCCGTCGACCGGGTCGACGACCCCGACGTGGCGGACACCGGATCCGGACCGGCCGGCTACGTCGACCGCGGCGCCCGCGAGTTCACGGGCATGCAGATCAGGCCGTTCACCGCCACCGCAGCACTGGGCGTGTCACCGCAGGACTACTTGGACGCCACCGTGAACACCGACGGGATGTTCCAGTGGTCCGGCCCGGTGTCAGCCCTTTACTCCTACGGCGACGGTTCGGCCGCTACGAGTCAGAGCACTCACCACTACCCCGCAGCCGGGACCTACCACGGCACCGTGACGTTC
This window harbors:
- a CDS encoding cell wall-binding repeat-containing protein encodes the protein MSISALSIAALGAPMAAAADSDTTAPVTLRVGFTGTCSDAAPRADSALYCTLAGATAAAQPGDSVLVGELGATDKIAGSGAPGKPITVFSHYADQTFTDNSWQTVVSVTGQHDVVVRDIRLGGLDASGSSALTVNHVLVTPLNSAADNRLAPFGIRLSATTDSTVTDSHIDADNTDGTNLAVGILVENGSDRTTVSGTIIGEVYGTGIQVTDSKDVRLISDTAADDIAGVVLSGASTGAVVENDIFADGGPQPSLTVAATAIANTLVGHNLFGSGSPTTSVLWGTSAYATGQAFDSAHLGSADLDGAAQLDTSNDPDWPATPQEYFVAPSYRLTWNSPAIDSADAAVPGEPAVDRVDDPDVADTGSGPAGYVDRGAREFTGMQIRPFTATAALGVSPQDYLDATVNTDGMFQWSGPVSALYSYGDGSAATSQSTHHYPAAGTYHGTVTFTGQKGETATANFTASPAATKVTPAVSAFQPDANDPHLVSVSASWGPGATYDFEFGDGQSDKNNYTGYSDHRYAASGTYTVTVTVRDQNGWTGTASTQVTVTIPGGTPPPPPPAGAGGTVTRVGGRDRYETAIDASLRQFPGGTAKAVVLARGDAFADALAGGPLAARVGGPLLLTDPKNLGTPTAAEIDRALGHDHSRTVYLLGGESAISPAVEKQVRALGYRIVRYGGASRYDTALKIAQDGMGATATVVVARGDDFADALAAGPLAANRGAVLVLSNKNRLDPATAAFVQAHQTVIAVGGPAWDAVAKQIPAKGKQIETAVGNDRYATAANTVRLFHLSAVTLFGVATGTTFPDALSGGALMAAAGQPLLLTNPNVLPPDTAQQLTADGKRKENVTLFGGQAAISDFVEEQIAALVELRP